In Mammaliicoccus sp. Marseille-Q6498, the genomic stretch GCACCAATTTGTAATGGAACAACTGCATTCATATAACCGAATAATAAAGGCATAGCGGCTAAGAAAATCATTGTTGTACCGTGCATTGTTATAATTTCATTAAACAGTCCAGCCGAAACAAAGTCATTTTCTGGAACTGCTAACTGGATACGAATTAACATTGCTTCAATACCACCAACAGCAAAGAACAATCCTCCAGCAATTAAATATAAAATAGCAATTTTTTTGTGGTCAACTGTTGTTAAGAAGTCCCATACAGTCGATCCAAACCCCTTTTTACTTTGAGTAGACACTAGAGTAACCTCCCTTTCAATTCTTACTTATCAACTTTTCGTTCCATTAAGTAGGCAGATAAAGCATCAATGTCCTCATCAGAAACTTTATATTGACCAGTCATTTTGTTACCAGGTTTTATACTTTCTGGGTCTTTAATCCATTTTTTAAGGTTCTTATCATCATGTTTTAAATAACCAGCGATTAATTCACGATCACCAAAGTTAGTTAAGTTTGGACCTTTTGCAGCTTTACCAGTTGGTGTTACTGCGTGACATCCTGCACATGATTTATTAAATACCTTTTCACCTTCTTTAGCTTGACTAGAAGTCGCAGCTACAGGTTTATCAACGGATTTCATATTTTTAACCCATTTATCAAAATCTTTCTGAGGTAAAGCTTTTACTTTAAAGTCCATCAATGCATGGGAAGGACCGCAAAGCTCTGCACATTTACCATAGAATAAATTTTTGACTTCTTTAGCTTTGTCATTATTGAATTCCAAGTAGAATTTATTAATACCTTCTACGTTTGTATCCATTTTACCTCCAACTGCCGGTACCCAGAATGAGTGTTTTACGTCAGCTGAATGTAATCTGAAGTAAACCTTTTTATCTGTTGGTACAACCAGTTCTTGGCTGGTAACAATTTTTTCATTTGGATAACTAAATTCCCACCAATAAAGATTTGCCGTAACGTCAATCACAAGTTCCTTACTTTTACCTTTTTCATCCACTTTATCTATTGCTTTAGTATCGCCTAATGAAAAAGTAAGCATAACTGTAGGAATGGCTAAAATAATAAGCAATACAATTGGAATAATAGTCCAAAGTAATTCTAATTTGTGATTACCTTCGACGTCTTTAGGCACAAAATCTTCACCTAACTTTTTACGACGGAATTTAAGCATCGCAATTAAGAAAATAACAACAACTACGACAATAACTAGTAACATAATGCCAATGGAAAGCATTAATAAAAAGAATTGTTTATCAGCTACTTCACCGCCTGGACGAAGAACTGATAAATGTGGTTCACCACACCCTGCAAGAACAAACAACAGTGCAACAAGTAAACCGAACATTTTCGTGTTTTTTAAACGTGTCTTCATTCGTTTAACCCCTCTCATGCATTGATTCATTCATAAAAAATTAATTATATTAATTGTATAACAGTTACGATTACTGTCATTACAAAGAAAATAACAAGATAATTTAAAGAAAAAACAAACATGCTCGTTGCCCATTTTGATCTATTAATTTCTTTTTTAAACCCATATAAAGCTAATAACATCCATCCCAAATTGAGCAATGTTGCAATAACAATAAACACTATTCCTAATTGTGACATTAAGAAAGGTATTGGTAATAATAAAGCTACCCATAACAGCATACTTAATCGTGTTCTATTGAAACTTTTAACTGCTGGTAACATTGGTATTTTAGCCAATGCATATTCATCTTTACGACGATATGCTAAAGCGTAAAAATGCGCAGGTTGCCAAGCAAATAACACTAAAAATAACGTCCAAGCTAATGGGCTTAATGTTTGATCGATACTTGCCCAACCGATTAATGGTGGTATCGCACCAGGAAAACTCCCCACAACTGTATTCCATACAGTATGTCTTTTTGACCAAATTGAATATAAAACGACGTAACCAAATATCCCAAGTAAACCTATGATGCCCGTCGGTATGTTAATCATAAATAATAGGATTTCACCTACTATCATTAATAAAAAACTTAATTGAATTAAGTGACGATCACTAATTCGATTATTAACTGTCGGTCTTTTTTGTTTAGATGGCATAATAGAGTCGATGTCTTGGTCGTAATAATTATTTATCGCACAAGCACCGCCCATAATAAGTGTGGATCCTACAATCATTAATAAAACAATCGGTAAACTTTGGAAGAAGTTAAATCCACCAAATACAATTGCAAGCCAAGCACCTGCAAACGTTGGTATTAAGTTCCCTTGAACTAGCCCCATCTTAATGATGGCTTTAAATTCATTTAACGAGATTCGACTCGTATTTATCTCTTTTTCAGAAGTCGCACTATATTGATTATGTTGCAATTCTGTCCCTCCTTCCATTATCTTTCACATATAACTCAATGATATATGAAAATTGTCACATAATCTATATATTTTTGAAACAAAATTTTGACATTTTAGTACTCTTATAAAAGAACGCCCTATTAAAAAGTCATTATTGTGTAACATTTATAATGCCTATTCATTGTTATAATATAGATATTAGTGTTTTAATTAGAAACGTATTAATACAGATTATTTCCTTAATACAACTTTCTCTTAAATTCTATCATATTTTTAGATATAAATAAGGTTTATTTTAGAAATAAAACCCATTTTATAGTAGCTTAAATATGGATTATAATAAATCTTGAGGTGTTCATATTGTTTAATGATAAATTCTTAAAGTGGCTATCCACAATAACAACAATAGTGATGTTGTTTGTACAACTAGGAGGATCTTTAGTTACGAAGACAGGTTCTGCTGATGGTTGTGGTAATTCTTGGCCACTTTGTCACGGCTCCGTTATACCTGCTGATTGGCCAGTTGATACGATAATTGAATTAGCACATAGAGGTGTATCCGGATTAGCACTTATTTTAGTTTGTTTACTCTCATATATAAGTTGGGTGAAAATCGGCCATATTAGAGAAGTCAAACCACTTGCTATTACAAGTATTGCATTTATTTTTGCTCAAGCATTAATTGGAGCTGCAGCTGTTATTTGGCAACAAAATGACTTTATACTTTCTTTACATTTTGGTATTTCACTTATAAGCTTTGCTTCAGTATTATTGCTAACTTTAATTATATATGAAGTAGATAAAAAATTCGAAGCAGCGAGCTTAGTCATCGATAAACATTTAAAAATGCATACGTATGGTGTTGTTTTTTACATCTACATCGTCATCTATTCTGGCGCTTTAGTTAGACACGCAAATGCCAGTCTTGCTTGCTTAAGTTGGCCATTTTGTCGTAATGATAGTATCGGTTTACCGCAAAACTTTTATGAATGGATTCAAATGTCTCATCGTACTTTAGCATTTATCATATTCATTTGGATTTTATATATCTTTATATACGCATTCAAAAATTACGCAAAATATCGTGTAATTAAATATGGTTGGGCATTAGCATTTATATTAGTTTGTTTACAAGTTACAACTGGTGCTTTATCAGTAATTACGAGAGTTAATTTATTCATAGCATTACTTCACGCATTATTCATTACATTGTTATTTGGTTTGCTATGTTACTTTATTATGCTTATCTCTCGTTCAAAACGAAATACTTAATCCACAATAAAAAGCCTATTCATTTTTTCATTACGAAAAGATGAATAGGCTTTTTATATTTATTCTGCTTTATCAATTGTGATAATTAAATCTTGTGTTTGAATGCTATCTCCTGCTTGAACGTAAATATTAGAAATCGTTCCGTCAAATGGTGCTTGAATTGTTGTTTCCATCTTCATTGCTTCTGTAATAATCAATGCGTCACCTTGTTTGACTTCGTCGCCTTGTTTAACTTTAACTTCTGAAATCGTACCAGGCATTTGTGCTCCAATATGAGATTCGTTACTTAAATCTGCTTTTTGAAGTACAGCATCTGAAACTTTAACATGTTCATCTTTAACGTATACTTTTCTTGGTTGACCATTTAATTCAAAGTATACCCAACGATGTCCATCTTCATAAACATGTCCAATAGATAATAATTTTACAATTAAAATTTTACCTTTATCAATTGTGATTTCTACTGTTTCATTTTTAGCCATTCCGAATAAGAATGTTGGTGTATCTAATAATGATAGGTTACCGAAACTTTCATTCGTTTTCGTATATTGCTCAAAAACTTTAGGGTAAATCGCATAACTAATTAAATCTTGTTCTGTAACTTCACTTTGTTGTTTCTGTTGTAATTCTTTTCTTAAATCGTCAAAGTCAATTGGATCTAATAATTCTCCAGGTCGTTTATCAATTGCTTTTTGACCTTTTAAAATAACTTTTTGTAATTCTTTATTAAAGCCATTTAC encodes the following:
- a CDS encoding heme A synthase, whose translation is MFNDKFLKWLSTITTIVMLFVQLGGSLVTKTGSADGCGNSWPLCHGSVIPADWPVDTIIELAHRGVSGLALILVCLLSYISWVKIGHIREVKPLAITSIAFIFAQALIGAAAVIWQQNDFILSLHFGISLISFASVLLLTLIIYEVDKKFEAASLVIDKHLKMHTYGVVFYIYIVIYSGALVRHANASLACLSWPFCRNDSIGLPQNFYEWIQMSHRTLAFIIFIWILYIFIYAFKNYAKYRVIKYGWALAFILVCLQVTTGALSVITRVNLFIALLHALFITLLFGLLCYFIMLISRSKRNT
- the cyoE gene encoding heme o synthase, yielding MQHNQYSATSEKEINTSRISLNEFKAIIKMGLVQGNLIPTFAGAWLAIVFGGFNFFQSLPIVLLMIVGSTLIMGGACAINNYYDQDIDSIMPSKQKRPTVNNRISDRHLIQLSFLLMIVGEILLFMINIPTGIIGLLGIFGYVVLYSIWSKRHTVWNTVVGSFPGAIPPLIGWASIDQTLSPLAWTLFLVLFAWQPAHFYALAYRRKDEYALAKIPMLPAVKSFNRTRLSMLLWVALLLPIPFLMSQLGIVFIVIATLLNLGWMLLALYGFKKEINRSKWATSMFVFSLNYLVIFFVMTVIVTVIQLI
- the coxB gene encoding cytochrome c oxidase subunit II, which translates into the protein MKTRLKNTKMFGLLVALLFVLAGCGEPHLSVLRPGGEVADKQFFLLMLSIGIMLLVIVVVVVIFLIAMLKFRRKKLGEDFVPKDVEGNHKLELLWTIIPIVLLIILAIPTVMLTFSLGDTKAIDKVDEKGKSKELVIDVTANLYWWEFSYPNEKIVTSQELVVPTDKKVYFRLHSADVKHSFWVPAVGGKMDTNVEGINKFYLEFNNDKAKEVKNLFYGKCAELCGPSHALMDFKVKALPQKDFDKWVKNMKSVDKPVAATSSQAKEGEKVFNKSCAGCHAVTPTGKAAKGPNLTNFGDRELIAGYLKHDDKNLKKWIKDPESIKPGNKMTGQYKVSDEDIDALSAYLMERKVDK